The following coding sequences lie in one Bordetella genomosp. 9 genomic window:
- a CDS encoding MBL fold metallo-hydrolase yields MNPNEHKLEYPWGESQPEPGAAREIAPGVRWIRMPLPFALDHINLWLLRDEIDGRQGWTVVDAGISRDEVKALWNRIFDEQLDGLPVLRVLVTHMHPDHVGLADWICRRWDAPLWMTMTDYAVACLFSRGGALGGSGGAGAGGDSAVAHFARHGLSDPQAQEQIRQRAGYYPNLVPSVPGHFTRIMDGDSIRVGAHDWRVIVGYGHAPEHASLYCPALNVLISGDMVLPRISTNVSVFNYEPDANPLPLYLRSLDGYGDVPADALVLPSHGRPFKGLHERIAQQQAHHAERLQDVMSACRRPCSAADIVPVLFKRQLDLHQLTFAMGEALAHLHALYFEGRLTRRTGEDGVVRFVAA; encoded by the coding sequence ATGAACCCGAATGAGCACAAGCTGGAGTATCCATGGGGCGAGAGCCAGCCCGAACCGGGCGCCGCCCGGGAGATCGCTCCGGGCGTCCGGTGGATACGCATGCCCCTGCCGTTCGCGCTGGACCATATCAATTTATGGCTGCTGCGTGACGAAATCGACGGCCGCCAGGGCTGGACCGTCGTGGATGCCGGTATCAGCCGGGACGAGGTCAAGGCGCTCTGGAACCGCATCTTCGACGAGCAACTGGACGGTCTGCCTGTCCTGCGCGTGCTGGTCACCCACATGCATCCGGACCACGTTGGCCTGGCGGACTGGATCTGCCGCCGCTGGGATGCTCCGTTGTGGATGACGATGACCGACTATGCCGTGGCCTGCCTGTTTTCCCGTGGCGGCGCCCTGGGCGGCAGCGGCGGCGCAGGCGCGGGCGGCGACAGCGCGGTGGCGCACTTCGCGCGGCATGGCTTGTCCGACCCCCAGGCGCAGGAGCAGATCCGCCAGCGCGCGGGCTATTACCCCAACCTGGTGCCCTCGGTGCCAGGGCACTTCACCCGCATCATGGACGGCGACAGCATCCGCGTGGGTGCGCATGACTGGCGCGTGATCGTCGGCTACGGCCATGCGCCCGAGCATGCGTCGCTTTATTGTCCGGCGCTCAATGTGCTGATCTCGGGCGACATGGTGCTGCCGCGCATATCGACGAATGTGAGCGTGTTCAATTACGAGCCCGATGCCAACCCCCTGCCGCTGTACCTGCGCAGCCTGGACGGGTATGGCGACGTTCCGGCAGATGCGCTGGTGCTGCCTTCGCACGGCCGGCCGTTCAAGGGCCTGCACGAACGCATCGCGCAACAGCAGGCGCACCATGCCGAACGTCTGCAGGACGTAATGTCGGCGTGCCGCCGGCCATGCAGCGCCGCCGATATCGTGCCGGTGCTGTTCAAGCGCCAGCTGGATCTGCATCAGCTGACCTTCGCGATGGGCGAGGCGCTGGCGCACTTGCACGCGCTGTACTTCGAAGGACGCCTGACACGCCGTACCGGCGAGGACGGCGTGGTGCGCTTCGTCGCGGCCTAG
- a CDS encoding LysE family translocator produces the protein MPDLHTLTTFFGIAILLALSPGPDNLFVLMQSALWGRSAGLMVVLGLCTGLLGHTAAVAVGLAAVFAASPVAFALLKWAGALYLAYLAWQAFRAPAGAGGAGAAPKLGARALYLRGIVMNLTNPKVLLFFLAFLPQFTAPAAGPVGLQIVALGGVFMVATMLVFGGIAVFSGAAGAMLQRSARARRVLNTCAGLVFAGLAVRLATSVR, from the coding sequence ATGCCCGACCTCCATACCTTGACCACCTTCTTCGGCATTGCCATCCTGCTGGCGCTGTCGCCGGGCCCGGACAATCTTTTCGTGCTGATGCAATCGGCGCTATGGGGCCGATCCGCCGGCTTGATGGTGGTGCTGGGGCTTTGCACCGGGCTGCTGGGACATACCGCCGCGGTGGCCGTGGGCCTGGCGGCCGTTTTCGCGGCATCGCCAGTGGCTTTCGCGCTTTTGAAATGGGCGGGCGCGCTGTATCTGGCCTACCTGGCGTGGCAGGCGTTCCGGGCCCCGGCGGGCGCCGGCGGCGCCGGGGCCGCGCCGAAGCTTGGCGCCCGCGCGCTTTACCTGCGCGGCATCGTTATGAATCTGACCAACCCCAAGGTGCTGCTCTTTTTCCTGGCTTTCCTGCCGCAGTTCACCGCCCCCGCGGCCGGCCCGGTCGGCCTTCAGATCGTGGCGCTCGGCGGGGTTTTCATGGTGGCGACCATGCTGGTTTTCGGCGGGATCGCGGTCTTTTCCGGCGCCGCGGGCGCCATGCTGCAGCGCTCGGCTCGCGCCCGGCGCGTGTTGAATACCTGCGCGGGACTGGTGTTCGCCGGACTGGCCGTGCGGCTGGCGACGTCGGTGCGCTGA
- the metC gene encoding cystathionine beta-lyase produces the protein MASDSKHIDTLLQHTGIADFDPASGAAPVGLPPVRTSTVRFQNLDALETAERRKAAGERVVAYGRMGLDTHVALEDVFKHLEQGTHCYLAPSGLSAITLAFMSLLSAGDHALVADNVYGPVHALDHAVLSRMGIELTFFAPNHDDIDTLVRPNTRVLYVESPGSLLFEMLDIPALAEKARRHGLVLVSDNTWGSGYIYKPLALGAQVSVVAGTKYVGGHSDLMLGAVVTNDAGIAQRINKTQYAMGYSISADDAWLALRGVRTLPLRMAQHARNALRVCEFLAEREEVARLYHPALPSDPGHALWRRDCTGSNGMMAAALRLPMAQARVFVDALKLFSIGYSWGGFESLVQLVSPQSLAGHRYWRGDGPAVVRLHIGLEAPEDLIEDLAQALDRARGAA, from the coding sequence ATGGCATCCGATTCCAAGCACATCGACACGCTCCTCCAGCACACCGGCATCGCGGATTTCGATCCCGCCAGCGGCGCGGCGCCGGTGGGCTTGCCGCCCGTACGCACGAGCACGGTGCGTTTCCAGAACCTGGATGCGCTTGAAACCGCCGAACGGCGCAAGGCGGCCGGCGAGCGCGTGGTGGCTTACGGGCGCATGGGGCTGGATACCCATGTGGCCCTGGAGGACGTGTTCAAGCACCTGGAGCAGGGCACGCATTGCTACCTGGCGCCGTCCGGCCTGTCCGCCATCACGCTTGCATTCATGTCGCTGCTGTCGGCCGGCGATCATGCCCTGGTGGCGGACAATGTGTACGGGCCCGTCCATGCGCTGGACCATGCCGTGCTCAGCCGGATGGGCATCGAACTGACCTTTTTCGCGCCCAATCACGACGACATCGATACGCTGGTGCGGCCGAATACCCGCGTGCTCTACGTCGAATCGCCCGGTTCGCTGCTGTTCGAGATGCTGGATATTCCTGCGCTGGCCGAAAAGGCGCGCCGGCACGGGCTGGTGCTGGTGAGCGACAACACGTGGGGATCGGGCTACATCTACAAGCCGCTGGCGCTGGGCGCGCAGGTATCCGTGGTGGCGGGCACCAAATACGTGGGCGGCCATTCCGACTTGATGTTGGGTGCGGTGGTGACCAACGACGCGGGCATCGCGCAACGGATCAACAAGACCCAGTATGCAATGGGCTATTCGATCAGCGCCGACGATGCCTGGCTTGCGCTGCGCGGCGTGCGCACCTTGCCGCTGCGGATGGCGCAGCACGCGCGCAATGCCTTGCGCGTTTGCGAGTTTCTGGCCGAACGCGAGGAAGTGGCCCGGCTCTACCATCCGGCCTTGCCGAGCGATCCCGGCCACGCGCTATGGCGCCGCGATTGCACCGGGTCCAACGGCATGATGGCCGCCGCGTTGCGGCTGCCCATGGCCCAGGCGCGCGTCTTCGTGGACGCGCTGAAGCTGTTCAGCATCGGCTATTCGTGGGGCGGCTTCGAAAGCCTGGTGCAGCTCGTGTCGCCGCAGTCGCTGGCGGGACACCGCTATTGGCGTGGCGACGGTCCGGCGGTGGTGCGCCTGCACATTGGCCTGGAGGCGCCGGAAGACTTGATTGAAGACCTGGCGCAGGCGTTGGACAGAGCCCGCGGCGCGGCGTAG
- a CDS encoding thiol:disulfide interchange protein DsbA/DsbL, which produces MTTLLTRLLAVSTFAATLLFAPASQAQAPQAGTQAYQAVNPPLPNDHPGKIEVVEFFAYTCPHCAAMEPMVEDWAKKAPSDVVLVQVPVAFNAAMKPLQQMYYTLQTLNRADLHTKFFTAIHQERKQLFTKAAMADWAASQGVDRAKFESAFDSFSVQTQTERATQLTKQANIDGTPSFLVGGKYLTSPVMAGNSYQGALDEVNKLIPMAREGK; this is translated from the coding sequence ATGACCACGCTGCTTACCCGCCTGCTGGCGGTCTCCACCTTCGCTGCCACCCTGCTGTTCGCGCCCGCCAGCCAGGCACAGGCCCCGCAGGCCGGCACGCAGGCCTATCAAGCCGTCAACCCGCCGCTGCCCAATGACCATCCCGGCAAGATCGAGGTGGTGGAGTTCTTTGCCTACACCTGCCCGCACTGCGCGGCGATGGAACCGATGGTCGAAGACTGGGCCAAGAAGGCGCCTTCCGACGTCGTGCTGGTCCAGGTGCCGGTGGCCTTCAACGCCGCTATGAAACCGCTGCAACAGATGTACTACACGCTGCAGACATTGAACCGCGCCGACCTGCACACCAAGTTTTTCACCGCCATCCATCAGGAACGCAAGCAACTGTTCACCAAGGCCGCGATGGCCGACTGGGCCGCTTCCCAAGGGGTGGACCGCGCCAAGTTCGAATCCGCGTTCGATTCGTTCTCGGTACAGACGCAAACCGAGCGCGCCACGCAATTGACGAAGCAGGCCAATATCGACGGCACACCGTCCTTCCTGGTGGGCGGCAAGTATCTGACCTCGCCGGTGATGGCGGGCAACAGCTACCAGGGCGCGCTGGATGAAGTCAACAAACTGATCCCCATGGCGCGCGAAGGTAAGTAA
- a CDS encoding SPOR domain-containing protein, which yields MAKRRPAKRSSERGGTLYGMLTGLLIGLIVAAAVAFYVTRAPVPFVDRASRHADQNPLPDLSNAPDPNVGLYGRDGAAGNAPSGPTATPPAPVPGAQPAAPATPSGPQGPDDLGALIATLPTTPEPPPVATPRPERTEKSPEKAADKPASKTAATVASANTAAARDGAKDANGKYFLQAGAYRGVDEAEALKARILLLGLPVAVQRAEVNGKPINRVRVGPFARLDDMNRARTRLGENKIEVAVVRQ from the coding sequence ATGGCTAAACGCAGACCCGCCAAACGATCGTCGGAGCGCGGCGGCACCCTGTACGGGATGCTCACAGGGCTCTTGATCGGCCTGATCGTCGCCGCCGCCGTGGCTTTCTACGTGACCCGGGCGCCGGTTCCCTTCGTCGACCGCGCTTCACGCCACGCCGACCAGAACCCGTTGCCCGACCTGAGCAACGCCCCCGACCCCAATGTGGGACTGTATGGACGCGACGGCGCCGCGGGCAACGCGCCGAGCGGCCCCACCGCCACGCCGCCGGCTCCAGTGCCCGGCGCCCAGCCCGCCGCGCCGGCCACGCCTTCGGGCCCGCAAGGGCCGGACGACCTTGGCGCGCTTATCGCCACCCTGCCGACCACGCCAGAGCCGCCGCCGGTGGCAACGCCACGGCCCGAGAGGACGGAAAAAAGCCCGGAGAAAGCCGCGGACAAACCGGCGTCCAAGACGGCGGCTACGGTCGCCAGCGCCAATACGGCGGCCGCCAGGGACGGCGCCAAGGACGCCAATGGCAAATATTTCCTGCAGGCGGGCGCCTACCGCGGCGTGGACGAGGCCGAAGCGCTCAAGGCGCGCATCCTCCTGCTCGGACTGCCCGTCGCGGTCCAACGGGCGGAAGTTAACGGCAAGCCCATCAACCGCGTACGCGTCGGCCCATTCGCGCGACTGGACGATATGAACCGCGCCCGCACCCGCCTGGGCGAAAACAAAATCGAGGTGGCGGTCGTGCGCCAATGA
- the argS gene encoding arginine--tRNA ligase, which translates to MLPEQQQLLVSLLQSAVGTLLPDARPTIQLERPKVAAHGDVATNVAMQVAKAAKRNPRELAQAIVDALTADARARDLVQAAEVAGPGFINIRITPAARQAVLAAIAAQGSAFGRAARNGEKVLVEFVSANPTGPLHVGHARQAALGDAICRLFDANGYDVTREFYYNDAGNQIHNLAVSVQARARGIGPDSPDYPEDGYKGEYIVDIAKDFMSRAAVRAADGEETVATGDVDNLEDIRRFAVAYLRREQDRDLQAFDLSFDNFFLESSLYTSGRVEQTVAKLVASGHTYEEDGALWLRTTELGTGDDKDRVMRKREGGYTYFVPDVAYHVNKWERGFHRAVNIQGSDHHGTVARVRAGLQALDLGIPKDYPAYVLHKMVKVMRGGEEVKISKRAGSYVTMRDLIDWVGRDAVRYFLIQRRADTEFVFDIDLALSQSDENPVYYIQYAHARICSMVGQSGEGEQDIAAADIALLTAPSEFALMQRLAEFPNVIQLAAQELAPHHVAFWLRDCAADFHAWYNAERVLVDDVALKRARLRLAAATRQVIANGLSLLGVSAPQRM; encoded by the coding sequence ATGCTCCCCGAGCAACAACAACTGCTGGTTTCCCTTTTGCAAAGCGCGGTCGGCACGCTGCTGCCCGATGCCCGTCCGACGATTCAGCTCGAGCGCCCCAAAGTCGCCGCCCATGGCGACGTCGCGACCAACGTCGCCATGCAGGTCGCCAAGGCCGCCAAACGCAATCCCCGCGAGCTGGCGCAAGCCATCGTCGACGCCCTGACCGCCGATGCGCGTGCGCGGGATCTGGTGCAGGCAGCGGAAGTGGCGGGACCGGGTTTCATCAACATCCGCATCACGCCCGCCGCCCGGCAAGCCGTTCTTGCGGCGATCGCCGCACAGGGCTCCGCCTTCGGCCGCGCCGCCCGCAACGGCGAGAAGGTGCTGGTCGAGTTCGTGTCCGCCAATCCTACAGGCCCCCTGCACGTGGGCCACGCCCGCCAGGCGGCGCTGGGCGACGCCATCTGCCGCCTGTTCGACGCCAACGGCTACGACGTCACGCGCGAGTTCTATTACAACGACGCCGGCAACCAAATCCACAATCTTGCCGTGAGCGTGCAGGCGCGCGCCCGCGGCATCGGCCCCGATTCGCCGGACTATCCGGAAGACGGATACAAGGGCGAATACATCGTCGACATCGCCAAGGACTTCATGTCGCGCGCGGCCGTGCGCGCCGCCGACGGCGAGGAAACGGTCGCGACCGGCGACGTCGACAACCTGGAAGACATCCGCCGTTTCGCCGTGGCCTACCTGCGGCGCGAACAGGACCGCGACCTGCAGGCCTTCGACCTGTCTTTTGACAACTTCTTCCTGGAAAGCTCGCTCTACACCAGCGGGCGGGTGGAACAGACGGTCGCGAAGCTGGTGGCCAGCGGCCATACCTACGAGGAAGACGGCGCGCTGTGGCTGCGCACCACCGAACTGGGTACCGGGGACGACAAGGACCGGGTCATGCGCAAGCGCGAGGGCGGCTACACCTACTTCGTGCCGGACGTGGCGTACCACGTCAACAAATGGGAACGCGGCTTCCATCGCGCGGTGAACATCCAGGGCAGCGACCACCACGGCACGGTGGCGCGCGTGCGCGCCGGCCTGCAGGCGCTGGACCTGGGCATACCCAAGGACTATCCGGCGTACGTGCTGCACAAGATGGTCAAGGTGATGCGGGGCGGCGAGGAGGTGAAAATCTCCAAGCGCGCCGGGAGCTACGTCACCATGCGCGATCTGATCGACTGGGTGGGACGCGATGCGGTGCGTTACTTCCTTATTCAACGGCGCGCCGATACCGAATTCGTGTTCGACATCGATCTGGCCCTGTCCCAGAGCGACGAGAACCCGGTTTACTACATCCAGTACGCGCACGCGCGGATCTGCTCCATGGTGGGACAATCCGGCGAAGGCGAGCAGGACATTGCCGCGGCGGACATCGCTTTGCTGACGGCGCCATCGGAATTCGCGCTGATGCAGCGTCTGGCGGAGTTTCCCAACGTGATCCAACTGGCCGCGCAGGAACTCGCGCCGCACCACGTGGCCTTCTGGCTGCGCGATTGCGCCGCCGACTTCCACGCCTGGTACAACGCCGAGCGGGTACTGGTCGACGACGTCGCGCTCAAGCGCGCTCGCCTGCGGCTGGCCGCCGCGACGCGGCAGGTGATCGCCAACGGACTGTCGCTGCTGGGCGTTTCGGCCCCGCAACGCATGTAG
- a CDS encoding DUF6531 domain-containing protein — protein MCTASRLGQPCPVGDTAAMGAPGPALSLGAGNPVHLVTGNKYQREVDLPAMDAGVGLEIVRHYNAQDPRAGVLGRGWTLSYDTRLHAQAMQGRIQIAQADGSRVDFRCGDGDTCVAIPPHAGALRTLGHGWQWRWPNGRMLTFDAAGRLVRIEDPDGKSVRIARDGGHGAMAGRILEVADTHGRSLRFTYASGSAGIRISRIDTPAGSYAYQHDAPHHASQSGRPAFRLLAVQHPAGWLREYVYETALQGGDAYRLTGIAWRPRPGGPSLRTHSWAYDARGRAVLSVHGPPESPRDRVEIGYIAEPRERGHAGLTRVRGADGSTTDFHTRLHNGRAVLIAVEGAGCAGCPAAGLRADYDDAGRLTRLDGLRLARDGHGRLKALQAAASGWPGLALAFDAQGRSSGWTSNHTGTETRRRDAAGRIAERRYANGDVWRYTYDREGRLVEVIAQSAAAALRTVIAWRGARPVRVDHPHESETRRHDRKGQLISRIVRRPAIKGRNPAYAYRESFRWDERGRLVRHELPEGGSLIYAYDAAGRISRIAWENGVHKRTLLQSAADGGYLYGNGLRARGALSRDGIAALAVDDPASPDADPVFAQRLRYDGAGRIASERLRIGDWRARFDHLYDAQGRMAATSLSTRPGQRAGGTQWRHAWHPAGDAMAVQAGARTWRPRPVRDASGLPIAHDGAQMAHGADRRLSTVRRAGAIVAEYVHNAYGERIRRHGKEGAAAGTTDYLYAANRLAAVARPGSKGRMGVTQRYVYAGWVPVALIEYAASHPLAPMPARAPVPAFYAVHADAIGVPHAITDAQRRVRWRALWSPAGAEVAIEGDLSMPLRQPGHVYDAATGWHDNYLRTYDPHAGHYLQPDPAGPMPDTQVYGYADQQPRRHIDPLGLLLFAFDGTNHDEAARGNVWVMSRGYAGGPAHYHRGPGFASPRSLDAATAGSAPDIVHAQWRTLLREIAAAGHGGQVAIDLLGYSRGAALALHFGNLIAGRHRGGRFWTWDRALGAVTACADLRFIGLFDAVAQFGILGADNEAYDLGVAAEWRWVAHAVALHERRTLFPLSAIPDGAANTITAPFIGAHGDIGGGYLREPADIESGRPGGDLSDVALAWMLKQAHRAGAPFHGPPAPYRRVDNPILHDHRFRVNRLAGTDRPVLDGDGDTLLEAQGEHSDYGERARIEVEAFIRRVDNWTWSSTEDVATVDMDGYRGWLRDTLGLQAAP, from the coding sequence GTGTGCACCGCATCGCGGCTGGGGCAGCCCTGTCCCGTTGGCGATACCGCCGCGATGGGCGCGCCCGGCCCGGCGCTCAGCCTGGGCGCCGGCAATCCGGTTCATCTGGTCACCGGAAACAAATACCAGCGCGAAGTCGACCTGCCCGCGATGGATGCGGGCGTGGGCCTGGAAATCGTGCGCCACTACAACGCACAGGATCCCCGTGCCGGCGTACTGGGCCGCGGTTGGACCCTTTCCTATGACACGCGGCTGCACGCGCAAGCGATGCAGGGCCGGATCCAGATCGCGCAGGCCGACGGCAGCCGCGTCGATTTCCGTTGCGGCGACGGAGACACCTGCGTGGCGATACCGCCGCACGCCGGTGCGCTACGCACGCTCGGGCACGGATGGCAGTGGCGGTGGCCCAACGGGCGCATGCTGACCTTCGACGCGGCCGGCCGCCTGGTGCGCATCGAGGACCCGGATGGGAAGTCGGTACGCATTGCTCGCGATGGCGGACACGGCGCCATGGCGGGCCGCATCCTGGAAGTCGCCGATACGCATGGCCGCAGCCTTCGGTTCACCTATGCATCGGGATCGGCCGGCATCCGGATCTCCCGTATCGATACGCCGGCAGGCAGCTATGCCTACCAGCACGATGCTCCCCATCACGCCTCGCAATCCGGGCGGCCCGCATTCCGCCTGCTCGCCGTCCAACACCCCGCAGGCTGGCTCAGGGAGTATGTCTACGAAACGGCCTTGCAAGGCGGCGACGCCTACCGCCTGACGGGCATCGCGTGGCGTCCTCGTCCCGGGGGGCCTTCGCTGCGCACCCATAGCTGGGCCTACGACGCGCGCGGCCGTGCAGTGCTGTCGGTGCACGGCCCGCCGGAATCGCCGCGCGACAGGGTGGAGATCGGCTACATCGCCGAACCCCGTGAGCGCGGCCACGCCGGACTCACGCGCGTGCGCGGCGCTGACGGCTCGACCACAGATTTCCATACCCGTCTTCACAACGGGCGCGCGGTCCTGATCGCCGTGGAAGGCGCCGGGTGCGCGGGATGTCCCGCAGCGGGCCTGCGCGCGGACTACGACGATGCCGGCCGGCTCACGCGGCTCGACGGCCTGCGCCTGGCGCGGGACGGCCACGGCCGTTTGAAGGCTTTGCAGGCCGCGGCATCGGGATGGCCGGGTCTGGCCCTGGCCTTCGATGCGCAGGGCCGCTCCAGCGGATGGACGTCCAACCACACCGGAACGGAAACGCGCCGCCGCGATGCCGCCGGACGCATCGCCGAGCGCCGTTATGCCAACGGGGACGTCTGGCGCTACACGTACGACCGGGAGGGCCGGCTGGTAGAGGTCATCGCGCAGTCCGCGGCCGCCGCACTGCGCACGGTCATCGCATGGCGCGGCGCGCGGCCCGTACGCGTGGACCATCCCCACGAAAGCGAAACGCGCCGCCACGACCGCAAGGGACAGCTCATATCGCGGATTGTGCGCCGACCGGCGATCAAGGGGCGCAACCCGGCGTATGCGTATCGCGAGTCCTTCCGGTGGGATGAACGGGGCCGGCTGGTGCGCCATGAACTGCCCGAAGGCGGCAGCCTGATTTATGCCTACGACGCGGCGGGACGCATCTCGCGCATTGCGTGGGAAAACGGCGTGCACAAGCGAACGCTTTTGCAATCCGCTGCGGACGGGGGCTATCTGTACGGCAACGGACTGCGTGCGCGTGGGGCGTTGTCCCGCGACGGCATCGCGGCGCTGGCAGTCGACGATCCCGCTTCGCCCGATGCGGACCCGGTGTTCGCGCAGCGGCTGCGCTACGACGGCGCGGGGCGCATTGCCAGCGAGCGTCTGCGGATCGGCGATTGGCGCGCACGTTTCGATCATCTCTATGACGCGCAAGGCCGCATGGCGGCGACCTCGCTCTCGACGCGACCGGGGCAGCGGGCTGGCGGGACGCAATGGCGGCACGCCTGGCATCCGGCGGGCGACGCCATGGCGGTCCAGGCCGGCGCGCGGACATGGCGGCCGCGGCCGGTGCGCGACGCCAGTGGGCTGCCAATCGCGCACGACGGGGCGCAAATGGCCCATGGAGCGGATCGCCGCCTGAGCACTGTGCGGCGGGCGGGCGCCATCGTGGCGGAGTATGTGCACAACGCCTATGGCGAACGGATTCGCCGCCATGGGAAAGAAGGCGCGGCCGCCGGCACGACGGATTACCTGTATGCGGCCAACCGCCTGGCCGCGGTGGCGCGGCCCGGATCGAAGGGCCGCATGGGCGTGACGCAGCGCTACGTGTATGCCGGATGGGTCCCGGTGGCGCTGATCGAATATGCGGCGTCTCATCCGCTCGCGCCCATGCCCGCACGCGCGCCCGTTCCTGCCTTCTACGCCGTGCACGCCGACGCCATCGGCGTCCCGCATGCCATCACCGATGCGCAGCGCCGCGTGCGCTGGCGCGCGCTTTGGTCGCCCGCGGGCGCGGAGGTCGCCATTGAAGGCGACCTTTCCATGCCGTTGCGCCAACCGGGACATGTGTACGACGCGGCGACCGGCTGGCACGACAACTACTTGCGGACCTACGACCCGCATGCGGGGCACTACCTGCAGCCCGATCCGGCGGGGCCGATGCCCGATACCCAGGTCTACGGCTATGCCGATCAGCAGCCGCGCCGCCACATCGATCCGCTGGGCCTGTTGCTGTTCGCCTTCGATGGGACCAACCACGACGAGGCCGCTCGCGGCAATGTCTGGGTGATGAGCCGCGGCTATGCCGGCGGCCCGGCGCACTACCATCGCGGCCCGGGCTTTGCATCGCCGCGCTCGCTGGACGCCGCCACCGCGGGATCCGCCCCGGACATCGTGCACGCGCAGTGGCGGACCCTGCTGCGCGAAATCGCGGCAGCCGGTCACGGCGGCCAGGTCGCCATCGACCTGCTGGGCTACTCGCGCGGCGCGGCCCTGGCGCTGCACTTCGGCAACCTGATCGCGGGACGGCATCGCGGCGGCCGCTTCTGGACGTGGGACCGCGCGCTGGGCGCCGTAACGGCGTGCGCCGACCTGCGTTTCATCGGACTGTTCGATGCGGTGGCGCAGTTCGGCATACTTGGCGCCGACAACGAGGCCTACGACCTTGGCGTGGCCGCGGAATGGCGCTGGGTCGCGCATGCCGTCGCCCTGCACGAGCGGCGCACGCTATTCCCGCTGAGCGCCATCCCGGACGGCGCGGCGAACACGATCACCGCCCCGTTCATCGGCGCGCACGGCGACATCGGCGGCGGCTATCTGCGCGAACCCGCGGACATTGAAAGCGGGCGCCCCGGCGGCGACCTGTCCGACGTCGCCCTTGCGTGGATGCTGAAGCAGGCGCACCGCGCCGGCGCGCCCTTTCATGGGCCACCCGCGCCTTACCGGCGTGTGGACAACCCGATCCTGCACGACCACCGGTTCCGCGTGAACCGTCTGGCCGGCACGGACCGCCCGGTACTCGACGGCGACGGCGACACGCTGCTCGAGGCGCAAGGCGAACATTCCGACTATGGCGAGCGCGCGCGGATCGAGGTCGAGGCCTTCATCCGGCGCGTGGACAACTGGACGTGGTCGTCAACCGAGGACGTTGCAACGGTGGATATGGACGGCTACCGGGGTTGGCTGCGCGACACGCTGGGGCTCCAAGCGGCGCCCTGA
- a CDS encoding DUF1840 domain-containing protein translates to MLISFRSKAGAEVLMLSDHAAPLLRAAGKVLPDKFPDRGVFTPEQLPQAIAGIEKAVALAPHHPEDQDADPDAPPVHPMARPVGLQQRAYPLLDLMKKAQTKGVNVTWESASSW, encoded by the coding sequence ATGCTTATCTCGTTTCGTTCGAAAGCCGGCGCCGAAGTCCTGATGCTTTCCGATCATGCCGCCCCCTTGCTGCGCGCCGCCGGCAAGGTCCTTCCCGACAAATTTCCGGATCGCGGCGTCTTCACGCCCGAGCAGCTGCCCCAGGCCATTGCGGGTATCGAAAAAGCGGTGGCCCTGGCACCGCACCATCCCGAAGACCAGGACGCGGATCCCGACGCGCCGCCGGTGCATCCGATGGCGCGACCCGTGGGGTTGCAGCAGCGCGCCTACCCGTTGTTGGATTTGATGAAAAAGGCCCAAACGAAGGGCGTCAACGTCACCTGGGAGTCGGCGTCGTCCTGGTAA